TAGCATTATTAAAACTACCCGTCAGTACTAATTGAGGTATTTGTTCCACCAATAATTTCATTCCTTTACGAGCCACCGGCTCATCATCAACAATAATACAATTCATAAATTTAGATGTAAGTTGACACTATAAGTTGTTTCTTTATCTTCTATCTGTAACGTATACTGTGATTCATAAAGTAAATCCAGTCTACGCCTCACGTTGGCTAATCCTATTCCCCCTTCCCGCTTTACAGGAATACGAGGCTTAGAATTCTCACAACGAAACATTAACTGCTTATTATGCACGGAAAAGTATAGGTGAACATAAGATAAATGATCGCTGTCCGAATTATGTTTCACCGCATTCTCTACAAAGGGGATAAACAATAACGGAGGAATACAGATATTCTCCATATTTCCCTCCTGAAAAATCGTATATTCAAAATGATCCCTTCTCACCTTCTCCAGTTCAAGAAAGCTGGTGAGAAATTGTATATCTGCACTAAGAAAGACTTCCCGTCTTGTACTGTCATTCAATTGGTAGCGAAGTAAGTCATCCAGTTTACCCAATATTTGTGAAGCCTCATCCGGAGCATCTTTTAGCAATATATTGGCATTATTCAGCATATTAAAAAGAAAATGCGGATTGATCTGTTTCTTTAATTGTTGAAGCTCCGTCTGCATAGTCGCTTTCTCCAATTCCAGAATTTTTCTATCGGAGACAACCCAGCGGCGGAAAAGTTCAAAACTAGTACAGCCACCTGCGCTCAATAGTAGCACTAATATTCCATAAGAAATACTCCCAAAAGAAACGGAATGATTATCCTGCACACAGAACTCATGAATGCCATATCGTTGATATAACGGAGACAGAAAAATAAATCCCAATAGCACACTCACTAAGTTAACTCCGAGAAACGAAATCCAATAATACAATAACTGACGCTTAGCCCTATACAAGAAACGAGGCACCAACCAATAAATATTCAGATAGATAGGAAATGCAAAAACCAATACACTAACCGGACATGCATATAGGAAACCTTCTCTATTAAAATCTCCATATATATTCTGAAATCCCAAGAAAAATATAATAAATAGCAATAATAGATTACTGATAAACCTAAAACGGTCATTTACCATACTCTTCGCCCAATCGTATACATTCCAAGTATCTTTCATAATTTCAACATTAAATCAATGGCACACAACGCCTCATCGGTATAGCAATTTTTCAATTGATAACTTCCCGGATATAACAAATCCAATCGCCGTTGTAGCTTGTCAAAGACAGGTACTACCTGCTGAATTCCATTTCTTTGCAGATGATAGTATGTACAAGTGAACCGGAGCTGATTCTCTTCCATTTGAAAATCAACCCTGATATTTTCTCCCCTTTCATTTTTCCCACAAGTAGTTATCTGAATCACATATTCTATAACAGGCATAAACAATAAAGGAGGTATTTGTATATAACGTACTTCATTTAGGATTCTGATTTCAAAATTAAGCTCCGGATTACATATTTTCTCCAACTTCATATAATCTGTCATAAAGCAAATGTCATCTCCCAATAATACCTTTTGCCGTTCACTTTCATAAAGTTGGTATCTTAGTAACCGGCTTAATTTAAAGATGAGCAACGACGCCTTTTCTCCATCTTCTTTCAACAAGGTCCGCACCTTATTCAACATTCTCGAAAAGAATTCCGGTTGGAGTTGATCTTTCAAACGATTCAGTTCAGTCTGTATATTCATATTCTCCAATTCGTTTAACCGTTGTTGATAGGCCACCCAATGATGCAGAAAAATAGTAAAAGAAAAAGCAAAGAAATAGAGTATAAGTGCCAATGCATTTAGAAATAGGAAGAAAGGAAGATCATCATTTAGTTTTTGTAATTGTTCGGGCATAACATAATATTGCCCTAAAAGACAAATACCAGTCACCATGGCCGCCAGCATAAATCCAACAAGGCTACTTAAATAAATGATATACTTTTTATATCTACGCTGAAACAGATAACCGGGAATCAACCAGCAAGTGTGCAGATTAATAATTCCCCAAAGTATGATAGAAAGTAAAAGGCTAACCCCTGTAGAAAGATTAAGTCCTAAACTGTTGCTTTCGACAAAAGTTCCTCTGAACACCAAAAAGGAGACTACAAGAAAAATCCCTATTTGTTTCAGTAATGTATATAGTGGTATCTTAACTGACATCGGGCGATAAAGTTACCATTTTTTTAGAATTTATACTTCATTCCCATCGAAACATACATTGCCGGTTTAAAATACGGATCGGAATCTTTGGACATATCCTCGAAAAAAGCCTTTAACGTGCGGGTAGTGTAATAAGCGATTCTGCTGCACGAAACACCGGCAGTAGCAGTGACTGAAAAAGAGTCCCCCACATTTAATTCCGGTTGTAAACCAACAATAATGAATTGCTGGGAAAACATGGTATCTTTCCCTTCCCTTTCCAACAAAGCCAATGACCCGTTCATTTCTGCCACGATCCTTAGATTCAGGAATTTATTCATTCTCATCCCTGCCGAAACCTCCATTGCATTCAACATAGATACTTTAATTTGATAACGTCCTTCAGTGCTCCAATCAAAATAAATAGCGGGAAATACCATCGGATAGCCAAATGTGTTGTTAACTGCCAAGCCGGCTCCAAGAGATAAATTAGGCTTGAACTGCCGGATAAAAATAGCTCCTCCCTGCCCCAAAACATTCTTCAACTTTACATCCGAAGCGGTATAGACTCCTGCACCGACTGTCGTCAACAAGAACCATTTTTTGCTGATAGGACGAATATTAGTTATGCTCAACTGCATATTTATGATTTGATCTATGTCTATATATGAGTGAAGATTCTTATTATTCATTGCCGTATAGCTTCCTCCTGCCGAAATCATCCAGATTGTGGGTTGATTTCTTTCATTCATTTTCTGCGATATAGGAATATTGACGTTTCCTTCCACAAACCGCA
The Bacteroides luhongzhouii DNA segment above includes these coding regions:
- a CDS encoding sensor histidine kinase; this encodes MKDTWNVYDWAKSMVNDRFRFISNLLLLFIIFFLGFQNIYGDFNREGFLYACPVSVLVFAFPIYLNIYWLVPRFLYRAKRQLLYYWISFLGVNLVSVLLGFIFLSPLYQRYGIHEFCVQDNHSVSFGSISYGILVLLLSAGGCTSFELFRRWVVSDRKILELEKATMQTELQQLKKQINPHFLFNMLNNANILLKDAPDEASQILGKLDDLLRYQLNDSTRREVFLSADIQFLTSFLELEKVRRDHFEYTIFQEGNMENICIPPLLFIPFVENAVKHNSDSDHLSYVHLYFSVHNKQLMFRCENSKPRIPVKREGGIGLANVRRRLDLLYESQYTLQIEDKETTYSVNLHLNL
- a CDS encoding sensor histidine kinase, whose translation is MSVKIPLYTLLKQIGIFLVVSFLVFRGTFVESNSLGLNLSTGVSLLLSIILWGIINLHTCWLIPGYLFQRRYKKYIIYLSSLVGFMLAAMVTGICLLGQYYVMPEQLQKLNDDLPFFLFLNALALILYFFAFSFTIFLHHWVAYQQRLNELENMNIQTELNRLKDQLQPEFFSRMLNKVRTLLKEDGEKASLLIFKLSRLLRYQLYESERQKVLLGDDICFMTDYMKLEKICNPELNFEIRILNEVRYIQIPPLLFMPVIEYVIQITTCGKNERGENIRVDFQMEENQLRFTCTYYHLQRNGIQQVVPVFDKLQRRLDLLYPGSYQLKNCYTDEALCAIDLMLKL
- a CDS encoding DUF6268 family outer membrane beta-barrel protein; the protein is MKYILLSTVVLILLLSEDTCAQVTIKTGYISSSCYKNEDGQETDGRGDLRFVEGNVNIPISQKMNERNQPTIWMISAGGSYTAMNNKNLHSYIDIDQIINMQLSITNIRPISKKWFLLTTVGAGVYTASDVKLKNVLGQGGAIFIRQFKPNLSLGAGLAVNNTFGYPMVFPAIYFDWSTEGRYQIKVSMLNAMEVSAGMRMNKFLNLRIVAEMNGSLALLEREGKDTMFSQQFIIVGLQPELNVGDSFSVTATAGVSCSRIAYYTTRTLKAFFEDMSKDSDPYFKPAMYVSMGMKYKF